In Candidatus Zixiibacteriota bacterium, one DNA window encodes the following:
- a CDS encoding Crp/Fnr family transcriptional regulator, translating into MSENELLEISQKFSEKEFKKGEYLFWEGEPASYLYVIKSGKVKVLKHSAGGKEIVLEVVTPGEICGGGTIFSDIQYASARAEEKSRVYSLSKRDLLSLLKTQEGLAQGVIGFLGRKLMQAHEMMIGLISGKVEKRLAALLLGLSEKHGTPFPGGIKINLKLTRQDLADSVGTTVETAIRVMSRFKKEGILGSSSKEIVIKDKGRLKELLREA; encoded by the coding sequence TTGTCTGAAAACGAGCTTCTGGAAATCAGTCAGAAATTTTCCGAAAAGGAATTTAAAAAAGGTGAATACCTATTCTGGGAGGGTGAGCCTGCTTCTTACCTCTATGTGATCAAATCCGGAAAGGTAAAGGTTCTGAAGCATTCCGCAGGCGGTAAAGAGATTGTGTTAGAAGTCGTGACCCCGGGTGAAATCTGCGGCGGGGGAACGATTTTTTCCGACATCCAATATGCCTCAGCCAGAGCTGAGGAAAAGTCAAGAGTCTACTCTCTTTCAAAGAGGGATTTACTTTCCCTGCTCAAAACCCAGGAAGGTTTAGCCCAGGGAGTCATAGGTTTCCTGGGGAGAAAGCTGATGCAAGCCCATGAGATGATGATCGGGCTTATCTCCGGAAAGGTGGAGAAAAGGCTGGCTGCGCTTCTGTTGGGACTTTCAGAAAAACACGGCACGCCGTTTCCGGGCGGGATAAAGATCAATCTGAAACTTACCCGGCAGGATCTGGCTGATTCTGTGGGAACGACTGTTGAAACTGCAATCCGGGTGATGAGCCGGTTCAAAAAAGAAGGGATCTTAGGCTCCAGCTCAAAAGAAATTGTCATCAAAGATAAGGGAAGGCTGAAGGAATTGTTAAGAGAGGCTTGA
- a CDS encoding phosphatase PAP2 family protein, with the protein MRKTFESLRPVDLLLTVYVASLTLILLIFGKGNFSFSSLIYLNFIFILGLIAFSFLREKLSRGILHFCLAIFPLIASIYLYKESGRMVHIFYPGWYDNLIINFEVNLFGVLPNFWLERFFSLVATEILMFAYFIYLPMIPFLCIYFYFKVDPQALDQFLLPLIFAYSICFLGFFIFPAASPRFVLDGGRELQGFIFRKIMLYIEGNGQFQGGSFPSAHCAAGTVMILLSYRFDKKLFAFVCPIIMLFFLATVYGRYHYFSDVIAGILIGVASVYLSSRLSKRRTM; encoded by the coding sequence ATGAGAAAAACCTTTGAATCCTTGAGACCAGTTGACCTGCTCCTAACGGTTTATGTGGCAAGTCTGACTCTAATTTTGCTCATTTTTGGCAAGGGCAACTTCTCTTTTTCCTCTCTTATCTATTTAAATTTCATTTTCATTTTGGGCTTGATTGCCTTTTCGTTCTTGAGAGAAAAACTAAGCCGCGGTATTTTGCATTTTTGCCTGGCAATTTTCCCCCTAATAGCCTCTATTTACCTTTACAAGGAATCAGGACGCATGGTTCACATCTTCTATCCGGGCTGGTATGATAATTTGATTATCAATTTTGAAGTGAATCTATTCGGTGTTCTGCCAAATTTCTGGCTGGAGAGATTCTTTTCACTAGTTGCTACCGAAATCCTGATGTTTGCTTACTTCATTTATCTGCCCATGATACCATTTCTGTGTATTTATTTTTACTTCAAAGTTGACCCTCAGGCGCTGGACCAATTCCTTTTGCCCTTGATTTTTGCTTATTCTATTTGTTTCCTGGGGTTTTTTATTTTCCCTGCGGCCAGCCCTCGGTTTGTTCTGGATGGCGGAAGAGAACTGCAGGGATTCATTTTCAGGAAGATCATGCTTTATATCGAGGGAAACGGCCAGTTTCAGGGCGGTTCCTTCCCCTCTGCCCACTGCGCAGCCGGAACAGTGATGATATTATTGTCCTATCGTTTTGACAAAAAGCTATTCGCTTTTGTCTGCCCGATAATTATGCTTTTTTTCTTAGCCACGGTCTACGGAAGGTATCATTATTTTTCTGACGTCATAGCTGGGATTTTGATTGGGGTGGCAAGCGTATATTTATCCAGCAGGTTGTCAAAGAGGAGAACCATGTAG
- a CDS encoding CPBP family intramembrane metalloprotease yields MNKHNLGKVELKPSIILLSASIILVIFKYYGYPQSFVSIFHTACGVDFKNCFPAHIYFFLCSVLLLILVPFILIKFVLKEKVSDYGLKKGDSKFGMTSFLILFPLIALVMILPSSGMPQFKAEYPLFALAGKAFSLVLLYELMYGLYYISWEFFFRGYLLFGLKDIFGEWNAILIQTLPSVLMHIGKPDGEILASIAAGILFGKLALRGKSIYYVFLLHWFIGMAMDLFILYL; encoded by the coding sequence ATGAATAAACACAATCTTGGAAAAGTTGAGCTGAAGCCGAGTATAATCCTTTTATCTGCTTCTATTATTCTGGTCATTTTCAAATACTATGGCTACCCTCAATCATTCGTTTCTATTTTCCACACTGCCTGTGGAGTAGATTTCAAGAATTGCTTCCCGGCCCATATATATTTTTTCCTCTGCTCGGTTTTGCTTCTGATACTGGTTCCCTTCATCCTGATAAAATTTGTTTTGAAAGAAAAGGTCTCAGATTATGGTCTTAAAAAGGGTGATTCCAAATTCGGGATGACCTCTTTTCTGATTTTATTTCCTTTGATTGCACTGGTTATGATTCTCCCCTCTTCCGGGATGCCTCAATTCAAGGCAGAGTATCCTCTTTTTGCCCTGGCCGGAAAAGCTTTTTCATTGGTTTTGCTGTATGAGTTGATGTATGGGCTTTACTATATAAGCTGGGAGTTCTTTTTCCGGGGATACCTTCTTTTCGGGCTGAAAGATATCTTCGGAGAGTGGAATGCCATTCTGATTCAGACCTTGCCATCCGTATTAATGCATATCGGAAAACCGGACGGGGAGATTTTAGCCTCCATCGCAGCCGGGATACTGTTCGGGAAGTTAGCCCTGAGGGGAAAATCTATCTATTATGTTTTCCTGCTGCACTGGTTTATCGGAATGGCCATGGATCTTTTTATCCTCTATTTATAA
- a CDS encoding NAD-dependent epimerase/dehydratase family protein encodes MAIFITGGTGFIGRKLIERLSQGDEALHLLVRSQSSISGLRKNEKIHFFYGDVTDENSVLEGMKGCDKVYHLAAYARNWSFDENQYYKVNVTGAINVFEASLRNKVQKVVFTSSCVTLGPSSDGIVTEKDWRKRNHFYTEYEKSKYSAELEALKFVDKGLNLVMVNPTRVYGPGLLTEANSVTRIAQQYVEGKFPVILNHGKEIANYAFVEDVVSGQILAMEKGKNGERYLLGGENISLKNLFALLNEITETKHLQISIPPKIARFVAWIEEKKADIFKKYPMISRDWVDTFLQNWIYSSEKAEKELGYKYLPLKQGLKITCDWILNQKTVSNKNPRRLLPQAKQSIQ; translated from the coding sequence ATGGCTATTTTTATTACGGGCGGGACCGGTTTTATCGGGAGAAAGTTGATAGAAAGACTATCTCAAGGAGATGAAGCTCTGCATCTCTTAGTCCGTTCTCAGAGCAGCATTTCGGGTCTGAGGAAAAATGAGAAGATTCACTTTTTCTATGGTGACGTCACTGATGAAAATTCGGTCTTAGAAGGGATGAAAGGGTGTGATAAAGTTTACCATCTGGCTGCCTATGCCAGAAACTGGAGCTTTGATGAAAACCAGTATTATAAAGTCAATGTCACCGGAGCAATAAACGTCTTTGAAGCATCGTTAAGGAATAAAGTGCAGAAAGTGGTCTTCACCTCCTCCTGCGTTACCTTAGGTCCCAGCTCTGATGGTATCGTCACCGAAAAAGACTGGAGGAAAAGAAACCACTTTTACACCGAGTACGAGAAGAGCAAATACTCGGCTGAACTGGAAGCCTTAAAATTCGTTGATAAAGGATTAAACCTGGTGATGGTAAACCCGACCAGAGTGTATGGTCCTGGGCTTTTGACCGAAGCCAATTCAGTTACCAGAATTGCCCAGCAGTATGTAGAGGGAAAGTTTCCGGTGATCTTAAATCATGGCAAGGAGATAGCCAATTATGCCTTTGTTGAGGACGTGGTCTCGGGTCAAATCCTGGCAATGGAAAAGGGGAAAAACGGGGAAAGGTATCTTCTGGGAGGCGAGAATATATCTTTAAAAAATCTCTTCGCTCTGCTGAATGAGATAACAGAAACTAAACACCTGCAAATAAGTATCCCCCCTAAAATAGCCAGGTTTGTTGCCTGGATAGAAGAGAAAAAAGCGGATATCTTCAAGAAGTATCCGATGATCAGCCGGGATTGGGTGGATACTTTTTTGCAGAACTGGATATATTCTTCTGAAAAAGCGGAAAAAGAACTGGGGTATAAATATCTTCCCCTGAAACAAGGATTAAAGATAACCTGTGACTGGATTCTAAATCAGAAAACAGTCTCTAACAAAAATCCCCGCAGACTCTTACCTCAGGCGAAACAGAGTATACAATGA
- a CDS encoding DNA polymerase III subunit alpha: MKHSDFVHLHNHTQYSLLDGACKIIELLALAKEFRLPALAITDHGNMFGAIEFYNKALDCGIKPIIGSEVYVAPESREKKEPQRGVPDAGYHLILLAKNLAGYKNLIQLSTIGYLEGFYHKPRIDKEVLRKHNQGLIGLSSCLKGEIPYLLLNDNYKKAKEVALEYYGIFGEGNFYIELQDHGLEEEKKAKNLLIQLSSETKIPLVCTNDCHYLKREDYLAHDALLCIQTVKKTEDADRMRFGTDQLYVKSPEEMKELFSEVPQALENTLKIAEECNLELEFGKTYLPHYPLPEGYENLSSYLESLVKKGFEQRYTHQTEELKQRLEKELKVIEQMGFAGYFLIVKDFIDYAKNNNIPVGPGRGSAAGSLVSYCLGITNIDPMKYGLLFERFLNPERISLPDIDIDFSDRGRDKIIKYVVNKYGEENVSQIITFGTMAARAVVRDVGRVLGMPYSEVDKIAKMIPMEPDMTLERGMELEPELKKIATENPQTEKLLSYSKTLEGLTRHASTHAAGVVIAPSKLTDFVPLYKSNKNEITTQYDMKGIEKIGLLKMDFLGLRTLTVIDDTLRLLKEEKKKDLDINSIDLRDEKVFELFSKGETVGIFQFESSGMRDYLRKLKPESLEDLTAMNALYRPGPLDSYVIDDYIDCKRGRKKIAYEHPLLEPILKETYGVIVYQEQVLRIASDLAGYTLGKADILRKAMGKKQAEVMAEQRDEFVSGAKSKGINEKISDKIFDFIATFGRYGFNKAHSVGYAYLAYQTAYLKAHYPLEFMSATLSSEIGDTDRIVVLMDECKRMKTGFLPPDVNESSGNFKVEGKKIRFGLGAIKNVGESVIQVMISARERHGKFISIFDFCQKVDARKLNKRALESFVQAGAFDSLEGHRAQLMASVDNALSYGETFQKEKANGQTSLFGQNTVDGKSEMEPKLAEVPKWHIAEILSKEKEVLGFYVSGHPLSRFELELKSFANQTTQSLEGVKDGQMVSLGGLVTNLKLNIDKKGKQMAFVTLEDFLGTIEVVIFSDCFEKNKKILKTDAMVLIYGRASTKEQEKPKLIASEIYLLSKIYHELNPVLHLKVFSIDMQEGFSNKLKEILSFHPGESQVIVHYLTEFEEIKVKAKDKIQLSREVLEKLNHLLGEENLYLSQNSK; this comes from the coding sequence ATGAAGCATTCTGATTTTGTTCATCTGCATAACCATACCCAGTATAGCCTCTTGGATGGTGCTTGTAAGATAATTGAGCTTCTTGCCCTGGCGAAAGAATTTCGATTGCCTGCCTTGGCTATTACCGACCACGGCAATATGTTCGGGGCAATAGAGTTTTATAATAAAGCTTTAGACTGCGGAATAAAACCTATAATCGGCTCTGAAGTTTACGTTGCTCCTGAAAGCAGGGAGAAAAAGGAGCCCCAGCGCGGGGTACCGGATGCAGGTTATCATTTGATACTTCTGGCAAAAAATCTGGCCGGGTATAAAAACCTGATTCAGCTTTCAACCATCGGATATCTGGAGGGGTTTTATCATAAGCCCAGGATCGATAAAGAGGTTTTAAGAAAACACAACCAGGGGCTGATCGGGCTTTCCAGTTGTTTAAAAGGGGAGATACCTTACCTTTTGCTCAACGATAATTACAAGAAAGCAAAAGAAGTGGCTTTAGAATATTATGGAATTTTTGGAGAAGGTAATTTTTACATTGAGCTGCAAGATCATGGATTGGAGGAGGAGAAGAAAGCTAAAAATTTATTGATTCAGCTTTCCTCAGAGACAAAAATTCCCCTGGTTTGCACTAATGATTGTCATTATCTCAAAAGAGAAGATTATTTAGCCCATGATGCACTCCTCTGTATCCAGACCGTGAAAAAGACGGAGGATGCTGACAGGATGAGGTTCGGCACAGACCAGCTTTACGTGAAGTCTCCGGAGGAGATGAAGGAGCTTTTCAGCGAGGTTCCTCAAGCTCTGGAAAACACTTTAAAAATCGCTGAGGAGTGTAATTTAGAGCTGGAGTTTGGCAAAACCTATTTGCCTCATTATCCCCTGCCAGAAGGATATGAGAATTTAAGCTCATATCTGGAGTCCCTGGTTAAGAAAGGGTTTGAACAGAGGTATACTCACCAGACTGAGGAGTTGAAACAGAGACTGGAAAAAGAGCTGAAGGTTATAGAGCAAATGGGGTTTGCCGGATATTTCCTCATCGTCAAGGATTTCATTGATTATGCCAAGAACAATAATATTCCGGTTGGACCGGGAAGAGGTTCTGCTGCTGGAAGTTTAGTTTCCTATTGCCTGGGGATAACCAACATCGACCCGATGAAATATGGTCTTCTGTTTGAGAGATTTCTGAATCCGGAAAGGATCTCACTGCCGGATATCGACATAGATTTCTCTGATCGGGGAAGGGATAAGATCATCAAATACGTGGTGAATAAATATGGTGAGGAAAACGTTTCCCAGATAATCACCTTTGGAACGATGGCTGCCAGGGCAGTTGTCCGTGACGTGGGCAGGGTCTTGGGGATGCCCTATTCAGAGGTGGACAAGATTGCCAAGATGATTCCTATGGAGCCGGATATGACTTTAGAAAGAGGGATGGAGTTAGAGCCGGAATTAAAAAAAATAGCCACAGAAAATCCTCAAACAGAGAAGTTACTTTCTTATTCAAAAACCTTAGAGGGGCTGACCAGACATGCGTCCACTCATGCGGCAGGTGTGGTTATCGCTCCGTCTAAATTGACTGATTTTGTGCCCCTATATAAGAGTAACAAAAACGAAATAACCACCCAATATGATATGAAGGGGATCGAGAAGATCGGGCTTTTGAAGATGGATTTTCTGGGTCTGCGTACGCTTACGGTGATTGATGATACTCTCAGATTATTAAAGGAGGAGAAGAAAAAAGACTTAGATATAAATTCGATTGATCTTCGGGACGAGAAGGTGTTTGAGCTATTCTCCAAAGGGGAGACTGTAGGCATCTTCCAGTTTGAAAGCTCCGGGATGAGGGATTATCTGCGCAAGCTAAAACCTGAATCCTTGGAGGACCTGACTGCGATGAATGCCTTGTACCGTCCGGGACCTTTAGATAGCTACGTGATCGATGATTATATCGATTGTAAAAGAGGTAGAAAAAAGATAGCCTATGAACATCCGCTTCTGGAGCCGATCCTGAAGGAGACTTATGGTGTAATTGTCTACCAGGAACAGGTCTTGAGGATTGCCAGCGATCTTGCAGGGTATACTCTGGGCAAAGCAGACATCCTTCGCAAGGCTATGGGCAAAAAGCAGGCAGAGGTGATGGCTGAGCAGAGGGATGAATTCGTTTCCGGGGCAAAGTCCAAAGGGATAAATGAGAAAATATCAGATAAGATCTTCGATTTCATAGCCACTTTCGGCAGGTATGGTTTCAATAAAGCCCACAGCGTGGGGTATGCCTATCTGGCTTACCAAACTGCTTATTTAAAAGCTCATTATCCTCTGGAATTTATGTCAGCCACACTTTCCTCAGAAATAGGGGATACTGACCGCATCGTCGTGCTTATGGATGAATGCAAAAGGATGAAGACCGGATTTTTGCCTCCGGATGTAAATGAAAGCAGCGGGAATTTCAAAGTAGAAGGGAAGAAGATAAGGTTTGGTTTGGGAGCGATTAAAAACGTAGGTGAGTCGGTCATACAGGTCATGATCTCTGCCAGGGAAAGGCATGGAAAATTCATATCGATTTTCGATTTCTGCCAGAAGGTGGATGCCAGGAAATTGAACAAAAGAGCTTTGGAGAGCTTTGTTCAAGCAGGAGCTTTTGATTCCTTGGAAGGACACCGGGCACAGCTTATGGCTTCAGTTGACAACGCTTTAAGTTATGGAGAAACTTTTCAGAAAGAGAAAGCCAACGGTCAGACTTCCCTTTTCGGCCAGAATACCGTTGATGGTAAATCTGAGATGGAGCCGAAGCTTGCTGAGGTGCCTAAATGGCATATTGCGGAGATTCTTTCTAAAGAAAAAGAAGTGTTGGGATTTTACGTTTCCGGGCATCCGCTTTCCAGGTTTGAATTAGAGCTAAAATCTTTTGCCAACCAGACTACCCAGAGTTTGGAAGGGGTAAAAGACGGGCAGATGGTCTCCTTGGGCGGGCTGGTTACCAATTTAAAGCTGAATATCGACAAAAAAGGGAAGCAGATGGCTTTTGTCACCTTAGAGGATTTCCTGGGCACAATCGAGGTTGTCATATTCTCAGACTGTTTTGAGAAGAACAAGAAGATTCTGAAAACCGATGCGATGGTTTTGATTTATGGCAGGGCTTCGACCAAAGAGCAGGAAAAGCCCAAGCTGATTGCCTCGGAGATTTATCTTTTGAGCAAAATTTATCACGAGTTGAACCCGGTTTTGCATCTTAAGGTTTTCTCCATTGATATGCAGGAGGGGTTTTCCAATAAGCTCAAAGAGATTTTGAGCTTTCATCCGGGGGAATCACAGGTAATTGTTCATTACCTGACTGAATTTGAGGAGATAAAAGTAAAAGCCAAAGATAAAATCCAGCTTTCCAGAGAGGTTTTGGAAAAGCTGAACCATTTATTGGGTGAGGAGAATCTTTACCTGTCGCAGAATTCAAAGTAG
- a CDS encoding (5-formylfuran-3-yl)methyl phosphate synthase produces MKQLLLVSVRGKTEALEAYKGGADIIDVEYPASALGTPYPLNIRAVREALPKKVKVATNIGEEQLVRSTACQAALGVALAGADFVKVGLAKYINKDAQYLGENVVRTVKHWFPRKKVIPAFFADKNLRKIFDPVKEGHNLGKMIRADGILIDTFIKSGKNRLVNLLTLKEIRKFVKNCHSCGLEAWIAGSITVKEMPRLWETGVDVICVRGAACKSGSGRMGKVSREIVKNLVKTIPSFS; encoded by the coding sequence ATGAAACAGCTATTATTAGTTAGTGTCCGCGGTAAGACCGAGGCGTTGGAAGCATATAAAGGCGGTGCAGATATAATTGATGTTGAATATCCTGCCTCTGCCCTTGGAACACCATACCCGCTTAACATAAGGGCAGTGCGTGAGGCCTTACCTAAAAAAGTGAAGGTTGCAACAAATATAGGCGAAGAACAATTGGTGCGAAGCACAGCTTGCCAAGCAGCTTTAGGTGTAGCCTTGGCAGGAGCAGATTTTGTAAAGGTCGGGTTAGCAAAGTACATAAATAAGGATGCACAATATTTGGGAGAAAACGTAGTAAGAACTGTGAAACACTGGTTTCCTCGGAAGAAGGTAATCCCGGCATTCTTTGCGGATAAAAATTTAAGAAAGATTTTTGATCCTGTTAAAGAGGGTCACAATTTAGGGAAAATGATAAGGGCAGATGGCATTCTAATTGATACTTTCATAAAATCAGGTAAGAATAGACTGGTTAATTTATTAACACTCAAAGAGATCAGAAAATTTGTCAAAAATTGTCATTCTTGTGGCTTGGAAGCTTGGATAGCTGGATCTATAACAGTAAAGGAAATGCCAAGGTTATGGGAAACAGGTGTTGATGTTATTTGCGTTCGAGGAGCTGCATGTAAGAGCGGGTCTGGAAGAATGGGAAAGGTCTCACGAGAGATTGTAAAGAACCTAGTGAAGACGATTCCTTCGTTTTCATGA
- a CDS encoding SAVED domain-containing protein, producing MSTKREKNKYGRPNIPSETVLKLWAVTAGRCEFLGCNKPLWRDDLTWKEANFSHIAHIISYSPSGPRGDKIQSKKLEKEFSNLMLVCLKHHKLIDSKKYVDKYPAELLKSYKEQHEKRIGIQTSKQKDMVTTVLIFKANIGDRKVHIAFDEACEAIEPKFPSDGKPIDLDFTGFSGDGSKNYWMTLQQEIMGKVKLNLDSGNRPNHLSIFALGPIPLLVQLGRSVGNTISADIYQHHRHTEDWKWKTNNQSSKFKYIVKRRQINSRSKKIALMLSLSGKVHLSEVKDLLHKNIPLYEVTIKKPSTSFLKSKAQLLQFQRTYRDLLTEIRTRHGSNCEVHLFPAVPAPIAVVCGRELLPKIDPPLFVYDNNKEKGGFKYTLTIN from the coding sequence ATGTCTACTAAACGCGAGAAGAACAAATATGGAAGGCCGAATATACCGTCAGAAACGGTCTTGAAACTCTGGGCAGTAACTGCTGGACGCTGTGAATTCTTAGGGTGTAATAAACCGCTTTGGAGAGACGACCTTACTTGGAAAGAAGCTAATTTTTCACATATCGCTCATATAATTTCCTACTCCCCGAGCGGTCCAAGAGGTGATAAGATACAATCAAAGAAACTGGAAAAAGAATTTTCGAATCTTATGCTTGTTTGCTTAAAGCATCATAAATTGATAGATTCTAAAAAGTACGTTGATAAATACCCTGCTGAGCTTTTAAAGAGCTACAAAGAACAGCATGAAAAGCGAATAGGAATTCAGACTTCTAAGCAAAAAGATATGGTTACAACTGTCTTGATTTTTAAGGCAAATATCGGTGACCGTAAAGTCCATATTGCCTTTGATGAGGCGTGTGAAGCAATAGAGCCTAAATTCCCTAGTGACGGGAAACCTATCGATCTAGACTTTACTGGTTTTAGCGGTGATGGTAGTAAGAACTACTGGATGACTTTACAACAGGAGATCATGGGGAAGGTAAAACTGAATTTAGACTCTGGAAATAGACCAAATCATCTTTCTATCTTCGCTTTAGGTCCAATACCACTGCTAGTACAATTGGGCAGGTCAGTTGGCAATACAATATCTGCTGATATTTATCAACATCATCGACATACCGAAGACTGGAAATGGAAAACAAATAATCAGAGTAGCAAATTTAAGTACATAGTGAAAAGACGACAAATCAATTCAAGAAGTAAAAAAATTGCTCTAATGTTATCTTTAAGTGGAAAGGTTCACCTGTCCGAGGTTAAGGATTTGTTGCACAAAAACATTCCCCTGTATGAAGTGACAATCAAGAAACCGTCAACGAGTTTCTTGAAATCAAAGGCACAGCTCTTGCAGTTTCAGAGAACTTATAGAGACCTGCTGACAGAAATCCGCACCAGGCATGGCTCAAACTGTGAAGTTCACCTCTTCCCGGCTGTGCCCGCACCAATAGCGGTTGTATGCGGTAGGGAACTTTTACCCAAGATTGATCCACCATTATTCGTTTATGACAATAATAAGGAAAAAGGTGGATTTAAATATACGCTAACAATTAATTGA
- a CDS encoding aldo/keto reductase, translated as MMNFDFTHTTLGKSGLRVHRLGLSATYRPGKEAIYKAVDEGINFFFFFGIDNQMISALRDVLRHNREKYVIATGPPNLLGHGSPKRCLEKRLRQLRTDYIDCFLFLGVTKEKHFPEKIREELYRLREQGKVRGVGISTHNRKFAGKLCAEGALDFIMMRYNAAHRGAEQDIFPYLTQHNPGVISYTATRWTYLIRRPKNWPKDGRIPTPGMCYRFVLSNPNVHVCLTSPRNSKELMQNLQSLQDGPLSEEDMEFMRKFGDVVHHTKKWFM; from the coding sequence ATGATGAATTTTGATTTCACCCACACCACCCTCGGCAAAAGCGGTCTAAGAGTGCACCGGCTGGGGCTTTCTGCTACTTACCGTCCGGGTAAGGAGGCTATTTACAAGGCTGTGGATGAGGGTATAAACTTTTTCTTCTTCTTTGGCATCGACAACCAGATGATCAGTGCTCTGCGGGATGTTTTAAGGCACAATCGGGAAAAATACGTTATTGCCACTGGTCCGCCTAATCTTTTAGGGCACGGGAGTCCAAAGCGCTGTCTAGAGAAAAGGCTCAGGCAGTTGAGAACGGATTATATTGATTGTTTTCTTTTTTTAGGCGTGACCAAGGAAAAGCATTTTCCTGAAAAGATCAGGGAAGAGCTTTATCGTTTACGGGAGCAGGGCAAGGTGCGTGGAGTGGGTATCTCCACTCATAACCGGAAATTTGCAGGTAAGCTTTGTGCAGAGGGCGCCCTGGATTTTATAATGATGAGATATAATGCGGCTCACCGCGGGGCAGAGCAGGATATTTTTCCTTACCTGACCCAGCATAATCCTGGGGTGATAAGCTATACAGCTACCCGCTGGACTTATCTGATCAGAAGACCCAAAAACTGGCCCAAAGATGGGAGAATTCCCACTCCCGGTATGTGTTACCGGTTTGTGCTTTCAAATCCGAATGTGCATGTTTGCTTAACCTCACCTCGAAACTCAAAAGAGCTTATGCAAAATCTACAATCGCTTCAAGACGGTCCGCTTTCAGAAGAAGATATGGAATTTATGCGAAAGTTTGGAGATGTGGTGCATCATACGAAGAAGTGGTTTATGTGA
- a CDS encoding SO_0444 family Cu/Zn efflux transporter — translation MILTFFHELFKIVNDSSFYLLAGFLIAGLIHEFVSSKRLAQHLGGSSFKSILKAALIGAPLPLCSCGVIPAAISLRKDGASQEATVAFLISTPETGVDSISISYALLDPLMTIIRPIAAIITSITAGMSEKIFGRKDNLKIAPAKDNCCECEYGNEKSKEILPDKNLLKRLKDSFNYGFLDFFGDIVVYIMIGYVLAALISTLIPESFILANFAGKGIVPMLGMLAIGIPLYICSTSATPIAAALLLKGVSPGAALVLLLSGPATNVTTMVAVGKFLGKRSLFLYILSIMVVTLILGFGLNWVYDFINLSPRAKVGQGAELIPTWLRSISFVLFILLTLFLLWKKIRKSLLRKVRPNV, via the coding sequence ATGATTTTAACCTTTTTTCACGAACTTTTCAAAATCGTCAATGATTCTTCTTTCTACCTTCTGGCCGGCTTCCTAATTGCTGGTCTGATTCACGAATTTGTCTCCAGCAAAAGATTAGCTCAGCATTTAGGCGGGAGCAGTTTCAAGTCGATTCTTAAAGCTGCACTTATCGGTGCTCCTTTGCCTTTGTGTTCCTGTGGTGTGATTCCTGCGGCGATATCGTTACGGAAAGATGGTGCCAGCCAGGAGGCAACGGTTGCTTTCTTGATCTCGACTCCTGAGACGGGAGTTGATTCCATCTCCATCTCTTATGCTCTCCTAGATCCTTTGATGACCATAATCCGTCCGATTGCTGCTATCATAACCTCGATTACCGCGGGAATGTCCGAGAAAATATTCGGGAGGAAAGATAATCTGAAAATTGCCCCAGCAAAGGATAACTGTTGTGAGTGTGAATATGGAAACGAAAAATCAAAAGAAATATTGCCAGATAAGAATCTCCTCAAAAGGCTCAAGGATTCGTTTAATTATGGTTTCCTGGATTTTTTCGGGGACATAGTGGTCTACATAATGATCGGGTATGTTCTGGCTGCTTTGATCTCCACTTTAATTCCGGAGAGTTTCATCCTGGCAAATTTCGCAGGTAAAGGGATTGTCCCGATGTTAGGAATGCTGGCAATCGGGATTCCGCTCTACATTTGCTCCACTTCAGCCACGCCCATTGCCGCAGCTTTGCTTTTGAAAGGGGTATCACCGGGTGCAGCTTTAGTCTTATTGCTGAGCGGGCCAGCGACTAATGTGACCACTATGGTAGCTGTGGGAAAATTCCTGGGCAAAAGGTCGTTATTTCTATACATCCTGAGCATTATGGTCGTAACCTTAATCCTGGGCTTCGGCTTAAACTGGGTTTATGACTTTATAAATCTGTCGCCGAGAGCGAAAGTCGGACAGGGGGCAGAACTTATACCAACCTGGCTGAGATCTATATCTTTTGTTCTTTTTATTTTGCTGACTTTGTTTCTGCTCTGGAAGAAAATCAGAAAGTCACTTTTGAGAAAGGTCAGACCAAACGTATGA